From Acinetobacter suaedae, one genomic window encodes:
- the secG gene encoding preprotein translocase subunit SecG, which translates to MYSFILVVHIILAILIIALVLVQQGKGAEAGASFGGGGAATVFGASGAGNFLTRLTAIFTAIFFVTSLSLAVMAKKSTTEAYSLKTVQSSSSVPATSPETSSNAPKTTE; encoded by the coding sequence ATGTATAGTTTTATACTCGTTGTACATATCATTTTAGCAATTTTGATTATTGCTTTGGTCTTAGTACAACAAGGTAAAGGTGCTGAAGCAGGAGCATCATTTGGTGGTGGCGGTGCGGCAACTGTATTTGGAGCTTCTGGTGCTGGAAACTTCTTGACGCGTTTGACTGCAATTTTTACGGCTATATTCTTTGTGACGAGTCTTTCTTTAGCGGTAATGGCGAAAAAAAGCACGACAGAGGCTTATAGCCTAAAAACTGTTCAAAGTTCTAGTTCAGTTCCAGCAACATCGCCTGAAACTTCATCAAATGCACCAAAAACGACTGAATAA